In one window of Chryseobacterium phocaeense DNA:
- a CDS encoding T9SS type A sorting domain-containing protein, with amino-acid sequence MKKFYAGACTLCTLLGLSAQEVLWQKDIKSSTQDFLSQVTTTIDQQYLITGSSIHSSGSGQMPAANSQKQNNGYDFHLVKLNQQGEQVWEKYFSGQNHDYLSASVATQEGGFLIAGTSYSGKGLDKKEDSKGGSDIWLIRLNEFGDELWQKTLGSASDEETRSVIQTTDFGFFVAGNVQNSAKGYGSKDVLIVKLDKDGKIVSESVFGGKGLDEVEKIIPTRDGGALLGIYSRSGLGGSKKSENSGEGDYWIIKLDKSGKVEWEKNFGGKGDDHLRTLALTSAGYLVGGESRSERSGNKTVGIEEGTDLWLISLNERGEEIWQKSYTFGNRDILMGASVLHSADDKSSKGILLGGYTQAETRIEAEDETFWMLYLDQEGNEQWRKHVKGESRKREERLSDIKLNRDGSIILAGTSAEELGKENWKIVKLGDSQINKLIEKQDIKIYPNPVSEYAYVEIGFEFKEADILLYDMGGRQLQSLKTKNKVTKINTQNLVQGAYVVTIKTDNNKTATAKIIKK; translated from the coding sequence ATGAAGAAATTCTACGCTGGTGCATGTACTTTATGCACGCTTCTGGGGCTATCTGCCCAGGAAGTATTGTGGCAGAAAGATATCAAATCTTCTACCCAGGATTTTCTAAGCCAGGTAACCACAACCATTGATCAGCAGTATCTGATAACCGGAAGTTCTATCCATTCTTCAGGATCCGGCCAGATGCCAGCAGCCAATAGCCAAAAGCAAAACAACGGCTATGATTTTCATTTAGTCAAACTCAATCAACAGGGTGAGCAGGTCTGGGAAAAATATTTCTCCGGACAAAACCACGATTATCTTTCCGCTTCCGTTGCTACGCAGGAAGGAGGATTTTTGATTGCAGGAACTTCCTATTCCGGGAAAGGCTTAGATAAAAAAGAAGATTCCAAAGGAGGGTCTGATATCTGGCTGATCAGACTGAATGAATTTGGGGATGAACTTTGGCAGAAAACTTTAGGATCAGCATCTGATGAAGAAACAAGGTCGGTGATTCAGACTACAGATTTTGGATTTTTTGTAGCCGGGAATGTTCAGAATTCAGCTAAAGGCTATGGATCAAAAGATGTTTTGATTGTAAAGCTTGATAAAGATGGCAAAATTGTGTCTGAATCCGTATTTGGAGGAAAAGGACTTGATGAAGTTGAAAAAATAATTCCAACCAGAGATGGCGGAGCCTTGCTAGGTATCTATTCCAGAAGTGGTTTAGGCGGTTCAAAAAAATCTGAAAACTCCGGCGAGGGCGATTACTGGATCATCAAACTTGATAAATCCGGAAAGGTAGAATGGGAAAAGAATTTTGGTGGAAAAGGAGATGACCATTTGAGAACATTGGCTTTAACATCAGCGGGTTATTTAGTTGGTGGTGAATCCAGATCAGAAAGATCAGGAAACAAAACCGTAGGAATTGAAGAAGGAACAGACTTGTGGTTAATTTCACTTAACGAAAGAGGTGAAGAGATCTGGCAGAAGTCTTACACTTTTGGAAATCGTGATATTCTAATGGGAGCAAGTGTACTTCATTCAGCAGATGATAAGTCTTCTAAAGGAATTCTTTTAGGTGGATATACCCAAGCTGAGACAAGGATTGAAGCAGAGGACGAAACATTTTGGATGCTGTATCTGGATCAGGAGGGTAATGAACAGTGGAGAAAACATGTGAAAGGTGAATCCAGAAAACGTGAAGAAAGATTGTCTGATATAAAATTGAACAGAGACGGTTCTATTATCCTTGCCGGAACAAGCGCAGAAGAGCTTGGAAAAGAAAACTGGAAGATTGTGAAACTTGGAGACAGCCAAATCAATAAGCTGATTGAGAAGCAGGATATTAAAATTTATCCGAATCCGGTTTCAGAGTATGCTTATGTGGAAATAGGCTTCGAATTCAAAGAGGCTGATATTTTATTGTATGATATGGGCGGAAGACAGCTTCAGAGCTTGAAGACTAAGAATAAGGTGACGAAAATAAATACCCAGAATTTAGTTCAGGGGGCTTATGTGGTGACGATAAAGACGGATAATAATAAAACCGCAACCGCGAAAATCATTAAGAAATAA